One genomic window of Haloarchaeobius salinus includes the following:
- a CDS encoding helix-turn-helix domain-containing protein, with the protein MSTQRAALRQTTEPIPAELTSPTAKLIYLYLDTAGQSTVDEMQQSLDVPKLALFSVLGSLTDSGLVECDGDCYAAS; encoded by the coding sequence ATGAGCACCCAACGCGCTGCCCTCAGACAGACCACCGAACCGATTCCCGCGGAGCTCACGTCGCCGACGGCGAAGCTGATCTACCTCTACCTCGACACCGCCGGTCAGTCGACCGTCGACGAGATGCAGCAGTCGCTCGACGTCCCGAAGCTCGCGCTGTTCTCGGTCCTCGGCTCGCTGACCGACTCCGGCCTCGTCGAGTGCGACGGCGACTGCTACGCCGCCAGCTGA